TACCAAAGCACCTTCAATGGAATCGTTGTACATAAAAGGTTTCAAGGTCTCATTTGTAGCATAATTTAAAATCTCGGGAGGCTCGACTTCTATCGGTTTTCCATTTTCACCTATAGGCAATGTCACCTTCCAATTACTCAAATCAATTTCAGGTATTTTAAACGTTTTGTCTTCAGTATCAGCGTCTGCATCCGCTACCTCATCATCAACAACTTCATCTTTCACGGCCTCAGCTTCTTCGTCTAACAAATCCGAATTAGTATCCTGACATGAAACAAGTATCAATAAGAAACAAAAAAAGAAAATCAACTTCTTCAATACTTTACTTTTTGGTTATTAACCGATGGACTTCAGATTCATATTACTAAAAACAAAAGTTTCAGTGCTCAACAGACAATTCATACAAATTGACCTTGGCGTATGCGCCTTTATCCCTTGTCTGAAAATAGTTGCCTACCTTAAAATAATTTTCAAAAACACCCCATCTTTTGATGCTTTGACTATCGTAAACAAAGAATTCGTTTTTATTTAAAGAGACGACCATTTTACCGTCAGAAACTTTTACTTCAATTACAAATTTTCTAAAACCGACTTCTTCTTCAAATGTGCGGCCTTCATCATCTCCCCAAGCCTCTTTAAGTAAGATTCCTTCATCAGATACTCCGGCATATTTCAATACTTTGGTCTTTACCCTAATCTTGCCATCTTTCCAATAAATCTTTAATATGGGCGGAGCATTATTGTCTTTTTGACCGATAAATTCTTTTTGTTCGTTGGTCAACCTGCCATGAATCTGCGTTACAATAGTTCTATGATATTTGCCATCATCCTTCTTAGAGATTTCATCAATTGCCATTTTTGCCCTTAGGTAACCACCGTCTGCAAAGGTCCAGTTTACGTTGTCTTCACCC
The nucleotide sequence above comes from Flagellimonas sp. HMM57. Encoded proteins:
- a CDS encoding polysaccharide lyase family 7 protein, which translates into the protein MKCFRKEIVSFILITFLSANAICQDMTNSVTESDVKVEKRKKKKKKYKLPKVDLSHWKVTIPEGSGKGGAISVEPPEILDYATNEVLKPYMYNDSTTGAITFYAYPSKATTANTKYSRSELREQMVPGEDNVNWTFADGGYLRAKMAIDEISKKDDGKYHRTIVTQIHGRLTNEQKEFIGQKDNNAPPILKIYWKDGKIRVKTKVLKYAGVSDEGILLKEAWGDDEGRTFEEEVGFRKFVIEVKVSDGKMVVSLNKNEFFVYDSQSIKRWGVFENYFKVGNYFQTRDKGAYAKVNLYELSVEH